A window from uncultured Desulfobacter sp. encodes these proteins:
- a CDS encoding DUF2523 family protein: MIHKIIDFCSNFWGMLTDFVNWVLDGILYLLSEIVYLSMDAFFSIIETIISAIDFAQVTALSSFGNWNLLPDQILYILYKLNIAQCLSMLAAACLIRLTLNLIPAAFTRV, translated from the coding sequence ATGATTCATAAAATAATAGATTTCTGTTCCAATTTCTGGGGAATGCTCACCGACTTTGTCAATTGGGTTCTTGACGGCATCTTATACCTGTTGTCCGAAATTGTTTATCTGAGTATGGATGCATTCTTCAGCATCATTGAAACCATTATTTCAGCGATCGACTTCGCCCAGGTCACCGCCCTGTCTTCATTCGGGAACTGGAACCTTTTACCGGATCAGATTTTATACATCCTCTACAAGCTGAACATTGCCCAATGCCTGAGCATGCTGGCCGCAGCCTGTCTGATCCGTTTGACCCTGAACCTTATTCCGGCAGCATTCACAAGGGTCTAA
- a CDS encoding TraX family protein — MIKLVAFITMVIDHSAIFFFPEHEFIMRSLGALSFPLFAFFITQGLKYTKDLQLYIICLVTCADVTQPLFNILFPDLHRLNDLYTLLFGLIILVLYERYGYQAFYLTLLLVLSNVVSIYIFIVFAIYFLHHRPVYLLGAITAFYLLVYYLSGAAYVLFGPAAVFLMYSRATIPLPRMIQKYFYYVAYPGHFLIIILINSIRCPATT, encoded by the coding sequence ATGATTAAACTTGTTGCATTCATCACAATGGTGATTGACCATTCGGCCATCTTTTTTTTCCCGGAACATGAATTTATCATGCGGTCCCTGGGGGCGTTGTCTTTCCCTTTGTTTGCCTTTTTCATTACCCAGGGCCTGAAATATACCAAGGATCTCCAGCTTTATATCATCTGCCTGGTGACTTGCGCCGATGTTACCCAGCCCCTGTTTAATATTTTGTTCCCGGATCTGCATAGACTCAATGATCTTTATACCCTGCTTTTTGGCCTGATCATACTTGTCCTGTATGAACGATACGGCTATCAGGCGTTTTATTTGACCCTGCTCCTTGTCCTCTCCAACGTGGTATCAATCTATATTTTCATAGTCTTTGCCATTTATTTTTTGCATCATCGACCGGTGTACCTCCTGGGCGCGATAACAGCCTTCTATCTCCTGGTCTATTATTTATCCGGAGCCGCTTATGTTTTGTTCGGCCCGGCTGCTGTGTTCCTCATGTACTCCAGGGCCACCATACCTTTGCCAAGAATGATCCAAAAATACTTTTATTATGTGGCCTACCCTGGGCATTTTTTAATTATCATCCTGATCAATTCAATCAGATGCCCGGCAACAACTTGA
- a CDS encoding zonular occludens toxin domain-containing protein produces the protein MPEHAGRSLSDPFDPEPYSGSIHKGLTMISCYEGLPGAGKTYDAMRKLLDNLSQGRRILTNISGPDQEEKQEIIKHFLNLEDSQLKERLVALPNHQITEFWDHTSPGDLVIIDEAQNFFNSRDWQTKTNRAFGKWASEHRHMGVDLILITQNVERIESSVRSLIEFTYRYKKLNMFGNLVKKKYVRFCYYGPSLDQIGQKTCSYDPKIFKCYKSYFKDGTKEIGIEKPANILKHPIFYAIPFVLGLFIYFLSQSSLLSGDLFGTQAISDSIEERRQQSLTQDHQPDTPDHEPGYSGQAAPLTDYVLVGVINSKKIFKSKIDGSILVTQ, from the coding sequence ATGCCTGAGCATGCTGGCCGCAGCCTGTCTGATCCGTTTGACCCTGAACCTTATTCCGGCAGCATTCACAAGGGTCTAACCATGATTTCCTGTTACGAAGGACTTCCCGGTGCCGGTAAAACCTATGATGCCATGCGCAAACTCCTGGACAACCTTTCCCAGGGCAGACGCATTTTAACGAACATCTCCGGCCCGGATCAGGAAGAAAAACAGGAAATCATAAAACACTTCCTCAATCTTGAAGACAGTCAGCTCAAAGAAAGACTTGTCGCTCTGCCAAATCACCAGATCACCGAATTCTGGGACCATACCAGCCCGGGTGATCTGGTCATCATTGACGAAGCCCAGAATTTCTTTAATTCCCGGGACTGGCAAACCAAAACAAACCGGGCATTCGGCAAATGGGCCAGTGAACACCGTCATATGGGCGTTGACCTTATCCTGATCACCCAAAACGTTGAACGTATCGAAAGCTCTGTCAGGTCCTTGATTGAATTTACCTACCGTTACAAAAAGCTGAACATGTTCGGCAACCTGGTCAAGAAAAAATATGTCCGCTTTTGCTATTACGGCCCCTCCCTTGATCAAATCGGCCAGAAAACCTGTTCCTATGACCCCAAAATATTCAAGTGCTACAAAAGCTATTTTAAGGATGGCACCAAAGAAATAGGCATTGAAAAACCGGCCAATATCCTGAAACACCCCATATTTTATGCAATCCCCTTTGTCCTGGGCCTGTTCATCTATTTTTTAAGCCAGTCAAGCCTGTTAAGCGGTGACCTGTTCGGCACCCAGGCGATTTCAGATTCCATTGAAGAAAGAAGACAGCAATCTTTAACCCAAGATCATCAGCCAGACACCCCGGATCATGAACCGGGATATTCCGGCCAGGCAGCTCCTTTAACGGACTACGTATTGGTAGGCGTGATTAATTCAAAAAAGATTTTTAAATCAAAAATCGACGGATCTATTTTGGTGACCCAATGA